In Deltaproteobacteria bacterium, one genomic interval encodes:
- a CDS encoding DUF2283 domain-containing protein has protein sequence MDKTKMAYFKEEDILHIVISDERESDSVELSPNITAELNESGELIGIEILEASSFLRDSILESSQAKILKLKKPYNKSIQRTA, from the coding sequence ATGGATAAAACAAAAATGGCATATTTTAAAGAGGAAGATATTTTGCATATAGTCATCTCTGACGAAAGAGAATCAGATAGCGTTGAATTAAGCCCAAATATTACAGCCGAATTGAATGAAAGTGGTGAATTAATCGGCATAGAGATATTAGAGGCGAGTTCTTTTCTGCGCGATTCTATATTAGAATCATCACAGGCTAAGATATTGAAATTAAAGAAGCCGTATAACAAATCAATACAGCGGACGGCGTAA